In the Candidatus Cloacimonadaceae bacterium genome, one interval contains:
- the lgt gene encoding prolipoprotein diacylglyceryl transferase, protein MLRFPDISPDIASFNLLGMHLQIRWYGFFYVLSFILGFLFYKRMLKLKNISLTREQYETALFSVMLGVVLGGRLGYVIFYNLPFYLSNPLAIFAVWEGGMSFHGGALGVIIAGLIFTWRNKLSFHALADAAVPLVAVGLGLGRLGNFINAELWGKTTSVPWGMVFPGAGSLPRHPTQLYEMFLEGIVLFLVSFYLLKRVKRDGIVFWIFIGLYGVFRFLVEFVREPDVLDIYQKYGFLFGFMTVGQILSFLMIIAAAVGIWMINRKSLVHKEM, encoded by the coding sequence ATGCTAAGATTTCCAGACATCAGCCCTGATATCGCAAGTTTCAACCTGCTTGGCATGCACCTTCAGATCCGCTGGTACGGCTTTTTCTATGTGCTAAGTTTCATCCTTGGCTTTTTGTTCTACAAGCGCATGCTCAAGCTTAAAAACATCAGCCTCACCCGTGAGCAATACGAAACCGCGCTCTTTTCCGTGATGCTTGGCGTGGTATTGGGTGGCAGGCTCGGCTATGTCATATTTTACAACCTGCCCTTTTATCTGAGCAATCCTTTGGCGATATTTGCCGTCTGGGAAGGAGGAATGTCCTTTCACGGAGGAGCTCTCGGTGTGATCATCGCCGGACTGATCTTCACCTGGCGCAACAAACTGAGCTTCCACGCTCTTGCGGACGCCGCGGTGCCTTTGGTGGCGGTTGGTTTGGGGCTTGGAAGATTGGGTAACTTCATCAATGCCGAGCTTTGGGGCAAGACCACAAGTGTCCCCTGGGGAATGGTTTTTCCCGGTGCCGGATCTCTTCCACGTCATCCGACCCAGCTCTACGAAATGTTCTTGGAAGGGATCGTTCTCTTTCTGGTCAGCTTTTATCTGTTGAAACGGGTAAAGCGGGACGGGATCGTCTTTTGGATCTTTATCGGTCTCTACGGGGTGTTCCGTTTCCTGGTGGAATTTGTGCGCGAGCCGGATGTACTGGATATCTATCAGAAATACGGTTTTCTTTTTGGATTCATGACCGTGGGTCAGATCCTCAGCTTTTTGATGATCATCGCCGCCGCCGTCGGCATCTGGATGATCAACCGCAAATCATTAGTTCATAAGGAGATGTAA
- a CDS encoding electron transfer flavoprotein subunit beta/FixA family protein: protein MNLIVCIKQVPNTTEIKIDPVTNTLIREGVESILNPFDTYAIEEAVRLKETHGGSVTVISMGPPQVEETLREAISLGADNMILLSDRKFAGADTWATSLTLATAIKKLGNFDLILTGQQAIDGDTAQVGPGIAAHLDLPQTCFVRRIESVEGCKIILQRLMEDGYDRIQMRLPAVISVVKEINSPRLPSLRGKRNAKALEMIVWNAADLGLDEKDIGLNGSPTQVLSIFSPKHDKLTEKFDGHADEAVELIVKRLHEMTK, encoded by the coding sequence ATGAACCTGATCGTCTGCATCAAACAAGTGCCAAATACCACCGAGATCAAGATCGACCCCGTGACCAACACCCTCATCCGCGAAGGCGTGGAAAGCATCCTCAATCCCTTCGATACATACGCCATCGAGGAAGCGGTTCGCCTCAAGGAAACCCACGGCGGCAGCGTCACTGTGATCAGCATGGGACCCCCACAGGTGGAGGAAACCCTCCGCGAAGCGATCTCTCTGGGAGCGGACAACATGATCCTGCTCTCGGATCGCAAGTTTGCCGGAGCGGACACCTGGGCGACAAGCCTGACCCTTGCCACCGCGATTAAAAAGCTCGGCAATTTTGACCTCATCTTAACCGGCCAACAAGCCATAGATGGCGACACAGCTCAAGTAGGACCCGGCATCGCCGCCCATCTCGATTTACCGCAGACCTGTTTCGTGCGCCGTATCGAAAGCGTCGAGGGATGCAAGATCATCCTCCAGCGCCTGATGGAAGACGGCTATGATCGCATCCAAATGCGCCTACCGGCTGTGATTTCCGTGGTCAAGGAGATCAACAGTCCCCGACTGCCATCCTTGCGTGGAAAACGTAATGCCAAAGCTTTGGAAATGATTGTCTGGAACGCCGCCGACCTCGGTCTGGACGAAAAGGACATCGGCTTGAACGGATCGCCAACCCAGGTGCTGAGTATCTTCTCTCCCAAGCATGACAAGCTGACGGAGAAATTTGACGGACACGCGGACGAAGCGGTCGAACTGATCGTCAAACGCCTACACGAAATGACCAAATGA
- a CDS encoding DegT/DnrJ/EryC1/StrS family aminotransferase gives MKVPMLDLHAQYEPLMPKIREALDRVFADHHYIMGQDVKDLEEKMQAYLGIKHAIGCASGTDALVLAIKALGIGENDEVITTPFTFFATASSIWRNHAIPRFADIDPKTFNLDPDKLEAAITPKTKAIMPVHLFGQSCDMTRIMEIAKKHGLYVIEDNAQGIGCTWDDKMSCSFGDIGTLSFFPSKNLGAMGDAGMCLTNDDDFAAKLRQLRVHGESPKYFHKWVGLNSRLDTMQAAILSVKLDALADWSTARRANADYYNARLKDITGIKTPFIDAKAVSIYNQYTLICEDRDGLMKHLQDGGIGCAVYYPLPLHLQECFDSLGYKKGDFPVSEAMAEKVLSIPIYPELNDEQKDYVVERIKDFHTKDDL, from the coding sequence ATGAAAGTCCCCATGCTGGACCTGCATGCTCAATATGAACCATTGATGCCGAAGATCCGCGAGGCGCTGGATCGCGTCTTTGCCGATCATCACTATATTATGGGTCAGGACGTCAAGGATCTTGAGGAAAAGATGCAAGCATACCTTGGGATCAAACACGCCATCGGTTGCGCCTCCGGCACCGACGCTTTGGTGCTGGCGATCAAGGCTCTGGGCATCGGCGAAAATGATGAAGTGATCACCACTCCATTCACCTTCTTTGCCACCGCCAGTTCGATCTGGCGCAATCATGCCATACCCCGCTTTGCTGATATCGATCCCAAAACCTTCAACCTCGATCCGGACAAGCTCGAAGCCGCTATCACACCCAAAACCAAGGCGATCATGCCCGTGCACCTTTTTGGACAAAGCTGCGACATGACCCGCATCATGGAAATAGCCAAAAAACACGGCTTGTATGTGATCGAGGACAACGCCCAAGGCATCGGCTGCACCTGGGATGACAAGATGAGCTGCTCTTTCGGGGATATCGGAACTTTATCATTTTTCCCCAGCAAGAATCTCGGTGCCATGGGTGATGCCGGAATGTGTCTGACCAATGATGACGATTTTGCCGCAAAGCTTCGCCAGCTCCGCGTTCATGGCGAAAGCCCCAAATACTTTCACAAATGGGTGGGCTTGAACAGCCGGCTGGATACTATGCAAGCCGCAATCCTCTCCGTCAAACTGGACGCGTTGGCGGATTGGTCCACAGCCCGCCGTGCCAATGCCGATTATTACAATGCCCGGCTCAAAGACATCACCGGGATCAAAACTCCTTTCATCGATGCCAAAGCCGTGAGCATCTACAATCAATATACCCTGATCTGCGAAGACCGGGACGGATTGATGAAACACCTTCAGGACGGCGGAATCGGCTGCGCCGTCTATTATCCCCTGCCCTTGCATCTGCAGGAGTGTTTTGACTCTTTGGGCTATAAAAAAGGTGATTTCCCCGTTTCCGAAGCAATGGCGGAAAAAGTGCTCTCAATCCCCATCTATCCGGAGCTCAATGATGAGCAGAAAGACTATGTGGTCGAGCGCATCAAGGATTTTCACACAAAGGATGACCTATGA
- a CDS encoding SLBB domain-containing protein → MKTKLLILLAFALLGAWMAAQTLPIQAQIPISVSVTGFVANPGVYQMSALNRLSDAIERTRNPKTKTNQAQFINPLQKQLAEQDSLYDNFQALRSVKITRGEKTTVYDLQKFLRIGKLEHNPLLRDSDVITVSAMFSTVSIHGGVYLPGDYEFIPGDRLSDILILAQGFISGADLKTINIYRYKDNLIDFDIIKLDLSAYPSKPEVADFALKAFDRVIISRDSEQRRAWKITVEGNVKAPGDYLIGDKTTLYDVLLQCGGPNLRGDLKGALLISGTHNLETDPEFERLKELSMTQMTPMEYNYLRSKMRQIKGKYNVDVFDAWGSKGEKSNPLLRDGDYLYVPEVFDMVYVSGQVRRPGLVPWVEGKNWEYYISSAGGFTNNRRYSGTRIIRAASENWVKPAKKLVINPGDNIFVAEKTDRDAWLDIKDVFLLTSQFLTIIISVLALTAK, encoded by the coding sequence ATGAAAACTAAGTTGCTAATACTGCTGGCTTTCGCTTTGCTGGGAGCTTGGATGGCAGCTCAAACACTGCCGATCCAAGCCCAAATCCCGATCTCGGTGAGTGTCACCGGTTTCGTTGCAAATCCCGGAGTCTATCAGATGAGTGCCCTGAACCGGCTTTCCGATGCCATCGAACGGACGCGGAATCCCAAAACCAAGACCAATCAGGCACAGTTTATCAATCCCCTGCAAAAACAACTGGCGGAGCAAGATTCCCTTTACGACAACTTTCAGGCGCTACGCAGCGTTAAAATCACCCGCGGTGAAAAAACCACCGTCTATGATTTGCAAAAGTTTCTCCGCATCGGCAAGCTTGAACACAATCCCCTATTGCGGGATTCAGACGTGATCACCGTTTCGGCGATGTTCAGCACCGTTTCCATCCATGGGGGTGTCTATCTGCCGGGGGATTATGAGTTTATACCCGGAGACCGCCTCTCCGATATCCTCATTCTGGCGCAAGGTTTCATTTCGGGTGCCGATCTGAAGACCATAAACATTTATCGCTACAAGGATAATCTGATCGATTTCGACATCATCAAGCTTGACCTGAGCGCCTATCCGTCCAAGCCGGAGGTGGCGGATTTTGCCCTGAAGGCATTTGACCGTGTGATCATTTCCCGGGATTCGGAACAGCGCAGAGCCTGGAAGATCACGGTGGAAGGAAACGTCAAAGCCCCCGGGGATTATCTCATCGGAGACAAGACCACGCTCTATGACGTCTTATTGCAATGCGGGGGACCGAACCTGCGCGGAGACCTGAAAGGCGCGTTGCTCATAAGTGGGACTCATAATCTCGAGACCGATCCGGAATTCGAACGCCTCAAAGAGCTCAGCATGACGCAAATGACACCGATGGAATATAACTATCTGCGCTCCAAGATGAGGCAGATCAAAGGTAAATACAACGTGGATGTGTTCGATGCCTGGGGTTCAAAGGGCGAGAAGAGCAATCCGCTCCTGCGTGATGGAGATTATCTCTATGTGCCGGAAGTGTTTGACATGGTCTATGTGAGCGGTCAGGTGCGGCGTCCCGGCTTGGTACCCTGGGTGGAAGGCAAAAACTGGGAATACTATATCTCCTCCGCAGGCGGTTTCACAAACAACCGCCGCTACAGCGGCACACGCATCATCCGCGCCGCCAGCGAAAACTGGGTCAAACCTGCAAAAAAGCTGGTGATCAATCCCGGAGACAACATCTTCGTGGCGGAAAAGACCGACCGCGATGCCTGGTTGGATATCAAGGACGTTTTTTTGCTCACCTCCCAGTTTTTGACGATCATCATTAGTGTGCTCGCGCTCACTGCAAAATAA
- a CDS encoding GDP-mannose 4,6-dehydratase, which translates to MKILITGGAGFIGSHLAERLLNEDHHVHVIDNLSTGSLDNIETFKQHPKFRYTIGTILNRELMEKLFVGIDQVYHLAAAVGVKYIIENPLLSLKTNIVGTDNVLELANKHKAKVLITSTSEIYGKSEQIPFKEQDDRLLGSTHISRWGYSCSKAIDEFMALAYFREKKLPVVIVRCFNTVGPRQTGQYGMVLPKFIKAALLDQPILVYGNGMQSRCFADVSDVVDAFIKLMNASNCLGEIFNVGTTESITIAELAKKVKTMCDSKSRIEYMSYEDAFEEGFEDMMNRMPDLSKIKEHIDFEPKYKLDDIIQRMIEYYEN; encoded by the coding sequence ATGAAAATCCTGATTACAGGCGGAGCCGGATTCATCGGCTCGCACCTTGCTGAAAGACTGCTGAACGAAGATCATCACGTGCATGTGATCGACAATCTTTCCACCGGCAGTCTGGACAACATAGAGACTTTTAAACAGCATCCCAAGTTCCGCTATACGATCGGCACGATATTGAACCGTGAATTGATGGAGAAGCTTTTCGTGGGGATCGATCAGGTCTATCATCTGGCGGCAGCGGTGGGCGTCAAATATATCATCGAGAATCCGCTGCTCTCGCTCAAGACCAATATTGTGGGCACGGACAACGTGCTGGAGCTGGCAAACAAGCACAAAGCCAAGGTGTTGATCACTTCCACCTCGGAGATCTATGGAAAGAGCGAGCAGATTCCATTCAAGGAGCAGGATGACCGCCTGCTTGGCTCCACGCACATCAGTCGTTGGGGCTACAGTTGCAGCAAGGCGATCGACGAATTTATGGCGTTGGCATATTTCCGCGAGAAAAAGCTGCCGGTGGTGATCGTCCGCTGTTTCAACACCGTGGGACCTCGCCAGACCGGTCAATATGGCATGGTGCTGCCCAAATTCATCAAAGCCGCTTTGCTTGACCAACCCATCCTCGTCTATGGCAACGGTATGCAATCCCGCTGTTTCGCAGATGTCTCGGACGTCGTGGATGCTTTTATCAAGCTGATGAATGCGAGTAATTGCCTGGGCGAGATCTTCAATGTAGGCACCACCGAATCGATCACGATCGCAGAGCTGGCAAAGAAGGTCAAGACCATGTGCGACAGCAAGTCCCGCATCGAATACATGAGCTATGAAGATGCTTTCGAAGAGGGCTTTGAAGATATGATGAATCGCATGCCGGATCTTTCCAAAATCAAAGAACACATCGATTTTGAACCCAAATACAAACTCGACGACATCATACAAAGGATGATCGAATACTATGAAAACTAA
- a CDS encoding zinc-ribbon domain-containing protein has translation MADKSLVCKDCSKEFVFTDGEQEFYKEKGLQNEPQRCPDCRKVKKQEFNRNRFQRRY, from the coding sequence ATGGCCGACAAAAGCTTAGTCTGCAAAGACTGCTCGAAAGAATTCGTCTTCACCGATGGTGAGCAGGAATTCTACAAAGAAAAGGGACTTCAGAACGAACCCCAACGTTGCCCCGATTGCCGCAAAGTCAAAAAACAAGAGTTCAATCGCAACAGATTTCAACGTCGCTACTAA
- a CDS encoding aminotransferase class V-fold PLP-dependent enzyme: MSTQDLINELDWLRRDVIGRNMPFETPFGTRTLVYADFTASGRALNTIESHVQRILQYYANTHTEDDFTGKTMTRLLHDAEKIIKRHFNASAKNKIIFTESGTTGGITKLQQILGVYWPPATRERVNSFLKSCLERNPGKVLCNQDLHNYIRNHRPIVFVGPYEHHSNEIMWRQTLCDIIELPLNDNDDLDLELLEKTVSDPQYAKRLKIGSFSAASNVSGLLTDVYEVARIMHRHGGLACFDFAACAPYVEIDMNHDGESYFDAIFFSPHKLIGGPGSSGVLIINEDIYPAKLPPTVPAGGTVDYVSPEKEEYIRDIETREKPGTPGIMQAIRTALAIQIKEKAGMKRISEIEHFYYHRFQDAFKGESRISFYGPQEADRKVPIVPFNICHRGKYLHPKFVTRLLNDLFGIQTRAGCSCAGPYGHHLMKIGHNISDYYRCLITVAGYTGIKPGWVRLNLHYAHDVAEVDYLIAGVKFVIEHGHKFLPLYIFDIKTGEWRHLDFVPVNHIEVDIEQAFAAGVFVHEQHQNASELYRQALDEAYKLASGLPEEYPLAVFEKELENLMFFYVSRVENYSYSGEFLL, from the coding sequence GCACTTTGGTCTATGCGGATTTCACCGCCAGCGGCAGAGCTCTGAACACGATCGAAAGCCATGTCCAACGGATCTTGCAGTATTATGCCAACACTCACACCGAGGACGATTTTACCGGCAAGACGATGACCCGCCTGCTGCATGACGCGGAAAAGATCATCAAGCGCCATTTCAATGCCAGCGCCAAGAATAAGATCATCTTCACGGAATCCGGCACCACGGGCGGGATCACAAAGTTGCAGCAAATCCTTGGCGTGTACTGGCCTCCCGCCACGCGCGAAAGAGTGAATTCCTTCCTCAAAAGCTGTCTGGAACGCAATCCCGGCAAGGTGCTCTGCAATCAGGATCTGCACAATTATATCCGCAACCACCGTCCCATTGTTTTTGTGGGACCCTATGAGCATCATTCCAACGAGATCATGTGGCGTCAGACTTTGTGCGACATCATCGAACTGCCGCTCAACGATAATGACGATCTCGATCTGGAACTGCTGGAAAAGACGGTTTCTGATCCTCAATATGCCAAACGCCTCAAGATCGGCTCCTTTTCCGCCGCCTCAAACGTTAGCGGGCTGCTCACGGACGTCTATGAAGTCGCTCGTATCATGCACCGTCATGGAGGTTTGGCTTGTTTTGATTTCGCCGCCTGCGCTCCCTATGTCGAGATCGATATGAACCATGACGGGGAAAGCTATTTCGATGCCATATTCTTCTCTCCGCACAAGCTAATCGGCGGACCTGGTTCCTCCGGAGTGCTGATCATCAACGAAGACATCTATCCCGCCAAGCTGCCTCCCACCGTTCCTGCAGGCGGCACTGTGGATTATGTCTCTCCGGAAAAAGAAGAATACATTCGTGATATCGAAACGCGGGAAAAACCGGGCACGCCGGGAATCATGCAAGCCATCCGCACGGCGCTGGCGATTCAGATCAAGGAAAAAGCCGGCATGAAACGAATCTCTGAGATCGAGCACTTTTATTATCATCGATTCCAGGACGCCTTCAAAGGAGAGAGCCGCATCTCTTTCTATGGACCTCAGGAGGCGGATAGGAAAGTGCCGATCGTGCCCTTCAACATCTGCCACCGGGGTAAATATCTGCATCCGAAGTTCGTCACCCGCTTGCTGAACGATCTATTTGGTATCCAAACCCGTGCGGGATGTTCCTGTGCCGGACCCTATGGACATCATCTGATGAAGATCGGTCATAACATTTCGGATTATTATCGTTGCCTGATCACCGTGGCAGGATACACTGGGATCAAACCCGGTTGGGTGCGTCTCAACCTGCATTATGCCCACGATGTCGCTGAGGTGGATTATCTGATCGCCGGAGTGAAATTTGTCATCGAGCATGGACACAAGTTCCTGCCGCTCTATATTTTCGATATCAAGACGGGGGAATGGAGGCATCTGGATTTCGTTCCGGTCAATCACATCGAAGTGGATATTGAGCAGGCATTTGCGGCTGGCGTCTTTGTTCACGAGCAGCACCAAAACGCTTCAGAGCTCTATCGACAGGCGTTGGACGAGGCATACAAGCTCGCTTCCGGACTTCCGGAAGAATATCCACTCGCCGTGTTTGAGAAGGAGCTTGAGAATCTGATGTTTTTTTATGTGAGCCGGGTGGAAAACTATAGCTACAGTGGGGAGTTTTTGCTCTGA